The window GGccatgttctgcccaatcttaaaacgcgccccgtcttaagactggccaggccaatcttccgacagtgacaaatgggtggccagtagtcttaagactggactgcccaatctatggacgtacatgcccaatcttagaacaatagtggaagacaaacagaacaataaattttttagaatttacctcttaataggaactttaaattgaaacttttcttggaaaatcaaaaggccaaaaatttatatataccatgtattttatgcataaaaaattgaaactactcaacCATATTAGCATAGTCTATAAggtttttcttctatagactatgatattatctagctggctacagctcgctagctggctaaacatcttatccaatgaaattaacagctagctaactaataatatggttgaatacgatttttctgattcttcataaatataaacattttatttttaaagcacTACTctacaagctgtatataaatgctaaatgtataacacgtgctctaccagctacctagctagctagctactattTTCACTCTACTGAGTCCAAAAACTGACcgggtcaattcaacagtacccaaaatatgatgttttaatgtgcctgagaatgtttgtttGGACTTGCAAAAAACAGAGCTTGTGTGTacatcccttctttaaaatctaaaaggcgctaaagatgggcctaacatggtcttttgcccaatcttgtgatgccctgcccagtcttaagactggccggccagtcttaagactgggcaattttatgtccaaagattgggcagcgtcctaagattgggcagaacagccACACCGATCTTTAAGGTTAAAAATGATCTAACAATCATAAGCTATTTGGACGATCTCTCCCTGGACCTTGTTCTACTAGATTGGAAACAAGTTTGGTTGGTGGGCACATTTACATGCATAACTTCTATATCTGCCATGCAAATTCTATGAAATTTGACCTAGGCATATGACTAAGTAGTACAGGAGAAATAATGGTGCCACCAACAAAGATTGCGAAGATATTGTCTATTAAAATTTTCCATCTCCTAAATAGACTATTCCCTCTACGctaagttattaaaaatgtaatTTAGCTACTAGCTTATTTAGGAGAAATAGTCTAATATGCAGTTGTCCCTAACTGGCCAACACCCAGGGAGAACTGACAATGCCAGTATTGTTCTTCCAggattatgaacgctgcccGGGTTATGTACGGCAGCTTTTCATGTTTATAAACAGGGCAGAAAAaatataatcagggcaacatataTCAGGACTGGCCGACTTATGCGCGACACTTTTACGTTATTCCTCACTGATAGAGATAGATGTGGatatttacatggctagcctcacaaatatcgagggatataccctgtctattatttccaggagaagCCATGGTTTAGATGGAGAGTTCTAATCACTGCCTGtctggccagccattatatcagcatTCATAATCCAGAAATCcagcaaaaaaacataatcaggcTATGCATACATAATACGGCCGCCCTGTTTATAAAGATGCCGTGTTCACAAGCTAGGCAAAACAGTAACAGAATACTTAGCAGCCAGCGAAATCCTGCAATTGTGGGATAGTTCAACAGACCTCCCACTTTGCATAAAACACTTtgcataaaatcataaaaagtcATAATCACTAAATTACTATAAGACATAAGTTagtatattttttcaaaaaaagttattatagtAGTTACAGTACAGCAAAGTTAATTTTTATCAATGtagaagtataaaaattaatcaCAAATCttgatatgtatatatatgtgcATAAAAAGTAGGCACGCTTTTCATGTATGAGGAGAGTTgatttcaatatatataaatataacaagCTTGTAGCTTACCCTCAATTATCAAATGCTTTAAAAAcgtgtttaatattttttatgcccTCCGTTCTATCAACTAATAACATTAGCATGATTAAATGGTAATTTTAATAAGCTTTTAGAATATACTAGTCAGTGCCcatggaaaaattcacgggtttgcccgtcctatttataccgcattgcgttcTCGCTactcgcgcagctaagctactattttgcgtgacagacagacgtttaCAGACATTAGATATATAGATACATATACTTTTATATACTTGAATTTCATAGTTTAAGAAATATACCATTGTTATCAACAAGGGTAAAAAGGGTTTGGCGAATCCTTAAAAATTATGTATCCAGCATAGGAAAAACTCAAAGTCAATAAAAGCTGGAAAAGAGCATTCCTTTTATGACATATACTTTCTTTAGCTGAGAAAATAAGAGAGCAATAGCAGGAGGCCTGTGGAAacatccacgggtttgcccatGCTTTTTTACTGCATTGAGTGCGCCTCGCTACAGATAGACGgagtacggctattattatagagattaaaaGTGTAGTGTGCTGCTACTTTTGTAAGTTGATGTAATGTgatgtgaaaaattattttgtgattGCAAATATACTGAATTGTGTTAAAATCTATAAATCAATTTTTGTAGGGATTTGAAGTATATAATGCTAGAAGTGTATTCATAAAACTTGCCTAAAAACCCACATGTTGTCATTCTTGGAGTCGAAAAGTCATGTGATACCACATTCATTTGAGTGCATAAATAATATgccatttttgtatttttagtcTAAATCGAAATATTCTAATGTTCAAACCATTGGAATAAATATAAAGCAAAAATGTCAAAGCTTTCCACTGAGGGCTACGTTATTATTCTTTACCAAAATTGGGTTTTTGCCCCATAACGAAATCTGCTTTTTGAATCGGCAGTCAAAAATCAACAGAAGGCAAACATTTGTCATATCTTTATCATTCCATCATTTATAGGATTTTGCTAAATTTCAGCTTAAATTTTTTCTCCCGGGATGTATATTTGAGTTACACAAGAGCTACACGAAAGGGAGGggatataataataatttatcGTTAACCAAAGTTGTTtgagttttaattttaaacaattctCTAAACTGTGCCTACTATATTTAAACTCGTgagaattatatttgtttttcttaacaATTTTACAGAACCTTATTTTTAGGTACCTGCAAAATGTAAGTAGTATACATATATATCCTGAGTTTTTCCTAACAATTTTGGTTTGAGTAAGAATAGCTCTgagttatttcttttttttcagcgcgctcgGATTCAGATTTGGTTATATGAACAAAGCAATTTACGTATCGAAGGACATATTATTGGTTTTGATGAATATATGAATCTAGTATTAGATGATGCTCAAGAAGttcatttgaaaacaaagaCTAAAAAACAATTAGGTATTTTTGTGTTGATTATTTAGTTCTGACATCTTCTGGTAACTATAAAATCTTGAGAGATCAAaacaagaaattatttaaactAAAGCACCAACTAAGCTTATCAGTTTTGATATGACATTAATGTTGAAAATTTGAACCCCATTGTTTATCGACTTTTTAAAGTCTTCAAAGTATAAGATAGGGtttgttaaaattgttaaaaaaatagaagacATCTTGAAAAACCTAGTCCTAATACTTTTTTGCCCATTTCGTACCTAGAAGGCAGTTGTTCAAACAAACTAAAAGTTGATTGACAGGACTTTCTAATTTGTTTTTCTCTGCATTTTATTTGgacctaatttttattttaggtcGGATCCTGCTGAAAGGGGATAACATCACGTTGATACAAAATGTCGCTCCTGTTAATTGATTGATGATCAGATCATTGGCATGCTTTCCCATCTTGTATATATAACGTGTTTTTATGAAAacataacattttttgaaatatgcTTTTTGATTGCTTTATTGGAGTTCACTTGCGAGAAGGTTTATTAACATGGAAGTCTAATAGCAAGATgattattaaaattttcaacttCAACTGCCTGACTAACGATAATTCGAATTGTCGAGcttgatataaatttttaaaagattttcatTTAGAAATACGAGCAAAAGTAGTAACCGAAAAAATAAAGTTCGCTCGTTGAATACCCCTCGTTCCGTAGacgaaaaaataaagtttgggTGTTGATTACCTCTCGTTCCGTAGacgaaaaataaatctttagtTTAGTGATTAAATAAATCTTTAGTTTAGTTTACTATATAACGGACACTATTCCTTGGACCGACTGATTTCTGGTCAAACTCTCACAAGAAAATCTCTATAAGACGGACAATTATACGGCGGACACTTCACAAAACGCACCAAATGaaatttttcctttaaaaagcTCTGTGTAAAGCGGACACATGAAAAAAAATCTCTTATCATTGACGAGGAAAGTCAAGAATGCTGTGTTACAAAAAAGTGGAGGAACTCCAAATATCAAAAAGAAAGCAAACTTCAATCCGAGATTTCTTTGAGTAAATTATAAAATACAATGTATTTGTTAgttgatatttgtttttgtttgtataacAGTGGAGCGTCTGATTAATATAAGTTCACAGTCATCAAATTATGTCTCATTTCCTTGAGGAatagaacaaagaaaaaacgtatataaacaaaaaaagtcatgttttcgGCAAAATTTTGCTCTGAAAGTGATTTTAGATACAATCTCTATAAAACGGACACCTATATAAGACGAacacttttttttcaccaatggtgtccgctttagagattccactgtacatATTTTTCACGTACATATATAGTCAGTGTTAAGAACACTGACTATATTTCATAAACTGCCAGATAAATGTTTTACGTGGGGTTTATCGAGTAAAATACCCTGAAGAAAAGGTTGCTGTTTTGATCATGAAACAAAACCTCCATTAGTGGTGGACATTAATAGAACTCGTTATTTTATTCTTGACACGTGGCTAGACGGCTGGTCACTTAATTAAGTCGCTAATTTTATATTAGTGTTCGGCTTTTTTCTCTCAGGGGGAGAGTGACATTCGCGTATTTACATTTCGAGTTTTGACAGATAGTAGGGCACAAAGATAACAAGCTTTATTTTGAACAAACAATTTAGTCTATCTTTTGACAAGTGTATTGCATcaagcaaataaaaatttaacgtGTGTGAGTAAACGTTTTTGTTCGCTCTccattaaagaaaattttttccacGAAGAAAGGTATACGTTTTATATGTTATgtctattattattgttgtgctCTACAATATAGGAAAGATGAGTGGCAAAATAACTTATTCTAGAAAAGTGACGCGCTATTATTTTGACGCGAAGGAATTACCAAAAGCGATAGACAAACGAATACGCGGTCTCGAACTTCTGAAGTTCTGTCACTGTCATTATATTTCTTTATCTTAAACTGCCCCTACGTCGAACAAATTACCCGCAGTCCTTTGCAAGTATAAGATAAAGTACATTGCATTAGTAAAACTGAAGTTAAAACTAAAATTACAAAGTGTAAgtcaagttacaaaaaataattcattttatcATAAAAATGTAACTTTACTCTTCGCGTTGAAGGTTTGGTAGAATGCTAGGGCTTATCATATGATGTGAAAACCAGGTGCCACTCTGCGTTCTTTTCACATTTACAGTGCCATAGGAATTTCTTTTGTGGGTGTGGGCTTAAATTGTCTCCGTGTATCTCCGTGAGTGCAAACCACGATCTTAGTTGAGGaggagattttaaaaaaaagtagcaCCTCTAGATTACTagacaattaaataaaattgttacaACTGATTCGTTTCTAAAGAACGAGGAAATATTattgctattttttttcttcttatttttcaaaaaaaaaaaattctcgttGAGTAGTCATGCACGCGCATTCTAGTAGATAGACACTATGAGCGGCAGACTACAGTACTCTATGTCAATCAAAAAAATCCTTAAATAATAAGCCTTTGTCATTCTTGAAAGGAGAAGAGTCTGGTGAAAAACGtcaattttgttcctttttagaTTTTGCATGTCCAAAAAGGTTGAAAAATATACCAAACATGCAaacataattgttttttttccttctcCTTTACTCTACATTCCATAGGTATGACTCTGCAAGGTTGAGGAGAAGAAATATTGTACCTTAATAATGTAAGGAGAAGGTGTTAAAACTTAGTATGACATTATTAAAGTTGATTATCTTTTCTTCAGTGCTTTTATAGGTGGGTTTTTGCGCAGGCTTTTAACTAGTTTTTCTAATATAATGCTAGTGCACAGGACAACTAATTGACGCACTAGTTCTGTGGAAATTTCTCAGCCTTTACCaagtataaattattttttagctttatacAACATGTCTCCTGGTCATTCAATACTGATTACCTTGGCTGTGTTGTGCTTATTCATGGGTgctggtgctgtggtagcaggCGCAATTGGTGACTCTTGGTACTTGTTTGGTTCGAACATCAGAATTGGTCTATGGAAAACATGTGTAAGATCTATTTGTATGAAAAGAAGTAATATTTTTGAATTTGGTGCAGCGGATTCAGGTAAGGCTTTGCTATTGTTCAAAAAATTCACaactttttgttacaaaaacataCTGTACAGACAGGAATGTATGCCTatcaaaggttgcgtcacacatttgtacacattttgcactttttttaaataaaaaacctaATAGGGGTGTAAAGTattctttttatcttaattctaaaAATGGGTATGTCTGTGACGTCAATAGTTATGTATTCGAAGCCTGCAAACATgcgtcaattttaaatttttggttTATAATTGAAATGCATTGTTTTAGAAAACTAAAGAATTAATCGTTAATTACAAAATATCTTCCTATAATTTTTTGGTTCCaaagtttcttattaaaaacgAGTAGTTTGTACCGATAAACTGTCGTCCCCAAGAGCTTCTAAAAAcccaatgtaaaaaaaataaatccctgggatcgaggttggctCTGATAACACTAGTTTGTTTTTACTCCAATTTTTTCCTACTTGCTTGCCTTGTAGTGCTACCCTATTTGTGACAAATCTAATTTTAGAATGCAGTGCAGTGAATTTAACTTTGCACACTTTCGTAAATAATAAATACTTGTTATGTTTTCAGATTTCGATTCGGACATCATCATATTGGCATTGGGTATCTCAGCCTTTCTTTGTTTAATGGCTGCCTTGACAAcgctttgtttattttgttgccAACACAACACAGGAGCTTGGAGATGTTGCGCATTGTTGATTTCCATACTATCCACAGTTGGAGGTAAGAACATAAAGCTGGCACAttagtaaaaaaagaaatattactatCTGTTTTGTTATTATTACCGAAAAAACATCAGAGAAGCTACTGTAAAGGCAACACAAAACGAGCGTACAGTTTTACGGCTTCATCGACTCTACTTTTCGATATTGCTAAAATCGAAAACTAGATGGTTGAAACATAACCATATAAACACAGGAAATTTGGATTAAGGCATATTATCGTAGGGGAAGccaagttaaatttaaaaagaaatccaCCAATGCGGAAATCTAATGCTGAATACGTGACTCTAAGGACTGCCCCAGGGACTACTTAGTGAGAGGGAGGGGAAGACTTTTGCTTCCATGTTTTTATGTAATTTAGGGCTACTATATGCTGCCGTCCCATCAGCATATTATGTATGTGGACTTGCTCTTAAGGGAAGGAGGGGGTTCTCCATTAGTCGCTACGTGCGGCCGAGTTTTCGACAGGGATGGCTAGTTTGTATCGGCGAAAATAACACAGTGGGGTAGGTCTATGCGCGTAGATTGATTTGACATACTAACtaatcctttttaaaaaaaggacatATTGGCTGGCAGAATTTTCGGTTCACTAATTTTCAGATTGTTATTGCGCGcttctttgatatttttttttattgcattcTATTCCTAAATTTTCGCAATTTTCTAAGGTAATTAGGGCGGTAAATTTAATACAAGCAAATTCTTCTTTAGCTCTTTGTGCATTCGGTGGAGTTGGTTACAATGAGTATAGAGGAAGATATTTGTACAAGATACAAGAACATGGATGGTCAGTAATTTTAGCGTGGGTCGGTGCCACTGCTGAATTCTTTGGTGCGATTTTAGCCTACGTTCTGATTTGCTTTGCTCCAAATCTTGTTACAAGTGGTATAATCATTGAATCTGGACATCCAAATCGAGGTTATGAAATGAGATagtgttgttaaaaatatttttcttgtaaatttgagGTTTTTTCAGATTTTAATATATTACTAATCACGAGATtgtatagtttttaaaatagcATTCTAATTTTTAGAGAAAATGTTCTCTTTTTGGTTGTTAAGGGATCTTCTTACTTCTTACAGTCACGTGAAGGAACTTGCTGCTATGCCAACGTGTGCTATTAAGCAGACTCCTCTGGCAGTTTTTATAATACACGTTTATAAAAAACCCCAAAAAATTCCGAAAGAAAATCCTTCTATCCACTTTCCACTTAATAAATCTTGTTGCGTAGGTCTGCGTCTTTATGCTTGCAGAAAGTTTCcatcaaatatgtttaaaaagagCCTAATGTTAAACGTATCAGTGTATCTTGCCTCTGAGTCTGTTTGCCCCTCAAGCCACAGTCGTTATAAAAGTAAAACGCACTGTAAAATAGAAGAACTGAACCTTGTAAGTCGTTGTAAAAAgtaattgttaaaaataaaaataagtacgaGAAGTTTAattgatgatgacatttttttattttattttcacggatatttcgtcttattactacaagacattatcaacgtaaattgttacaatttatcttacaagttttttaaatataattttcaacaactacataatacacagaggacgtataaaacaatacttaacaaaaCGTAACACATAACGGCAAACCCAAGggtatttaaattatataccGCTGGTAGGGGTAACGTCCACGCGCGGAGCACAAATCCCCTTGCtgactataaataatatttatcttaaaacaattttaatggaacAGACAATTCCTGTACATTAAGCGTGGGACTGTTATCGCGAATATACATGGCCTCagctatttttctctttttaaagtGGTGAACATTATCTATTAAAATACTGAAGTTCTTTTGTTCAGCAAGTGGGTGATTCTCAGTGACTGAATGTTTAAGGATGTGAGAGTTCTTATCGCGCTCTTGGCGATCTatcattctttcatttagccTCCTCGCTGTTTCACCCATGTATGTAGCATTGCACGATTGTACCGGACAAGTATATTTGTACACAACACTATGTTTGTGTTCATCCTTGGTTCTATCTTTCACAGAAAATAGCGAAGATAACTTACGAAATTGATAAGCAATGTGTGGCTTGACATCGCCAGGTACTGTTTGAAAGTTTTACTTAGACGCTTTACTAAGCAGTTACCATGATCTCCTTTGTATGGTAGAACCATGAAAGGTGTTTGGTGTCTTCATTAGACGCattttgaatgttgaaatttcGCCGTGTGTTATTAATTATATTGGATACAACTGCTTCTGGATAACCATTGATTTtgataaacacattttttaattgatttagtTCGTATTTCATATCTCGTGATGAAGAGCATATATTAAAAGCTCTCAACACCAACGATTTATCCGTCCCAACTTTCCATTGGCGTGGTGCAAATGAATTCCAGTGCATGTGTATGTCAAGTTTCGTGTCTTTTCGATAAATGGATGTATTAAATGATCCATCATTCATACGTTTCACTTTCACATCAAAAAAGTCTATGTAATTATCGTTTTCAACTTCATATGTGAACTGGATATTCGAATGATAACTATTAAGTGTGACCAGCACATTGCTTATCTGGTTTTCCTTAACAAAACATATAGTGTCATCTACATATCGCTTccaaaattttactgaattttctaattttgggaCTATTTCACTCTCCAACTCAACCATGAAGGTATTTGCTAGGGTGGTCCTAAAGGCGAGCCCATTGCTACACCATCAACCTGAATATACAGTTTGttgttaaaactgaaatgtGCATGTTTTGTACATAAGATTTATAGATGTTTCATTTCCTCTcgcttaatttttgtttctataaCTTTTTCAACATATATCTTTTTCAATATTATGTCTATCTTTATTCTTTAATATTATAATACTATAATAATACTATACTATAATATAATACTATAATATCTTTAATATTATGTCAATATTATGTCTATCTTTTGTTCCAAAGGGACGTTGGTGAATAAACTAGTGACGTCAAAAGATACTAGTTTGTAATTATGAGGTATCTTCTGTCCTTTTAATGATGATATAAAATCTAAAGAGCTTTCAGTAGTATATGTTGACTTTGTCAGTGGTGTTAACAATTTCGCAAGGTACTTTGATGTGTTATAGGTAGCAGATCCGATATTCGATATGATGGGTCGTAATAGTAAATTGTCAGCTACTGTAGAATTAGGTGGTATCTTGTAAACCTTGTCGGTACCATAAAACTGAGCCGGGCTGGAACCTTGTGGATATAACTTTTTGTATTCGCTTACTGTGAGACAAGGTTTAATTTCTCTAAGCGCTATCTGAACTTGACCTTTCAGTTTTACCGCAACATCTGATCgtaactttttaaacatttcaagTATCAGAAGTTTTTCACATTTCTCGATGTAATTCGTTcgaataaatattatttataaaaatgtcatcatcaatcaaacttctcgtacttatttttattatgaAGTCATATGCccgaattaatatttttaattgttaaaaAGTAAGAATGATCTCAAATACGTTAAAATGATAAAACAAATGTTCCACTTAGCTGAACTATTTCTCGCAGTCAATCTTCAGATGTCAACACGATAAATATTCAAtattaacattgaaacgtttcTCGCACTTTGGACTGAGTTTCAAAATGtctgaaatattttctttatatcatcCAAAGCTTTGACCATAATCTTAAGTGAGCAATATGGTTAACAATGCTACAAAGTTGAGAAAAATCGAATGAATTCGACAATAAAAGCAGCTTCTTTAACATGTCCAGTTCAATTTGTTGTAAAACTTTAAGGAGCTACAAAACAAACTGCTTTTTTTACATTAGTGACTTACAGGAAAGTCGAGCTTATGATGGGAAAAACATGAAGAGAAATATGGACCAAAAAAACATCTGGTTAAATCATCTTGGATATAtcactttt is drawn from Hydractinia symbiolongicarpus strain clone_291-10 chromosome 8, HSymV2.1, whole genome shotgun sequence and contains these coding sequences:
- the LOC130655760 gene encoding small nuclear ribonucleoprotein E-like; translated protein: MSKKVQKVMVQPINLIFRYLQNRARIQIWLYEQSNLRIEGHIIGFDEYMNLVLDDAQEVHLKTKTKKQLGRILLKGDNITLIQNVAPVN
- the LOC130655759 gene encoding transmembrane protein 47-like, with product MSPGHSILITLAVLCLFMGAGAVVAGAIGDSWYLFGSNIRIGLWKTCVRSICMKRSNIFEFGAADSDFDSDIIILALGISAFLCLMAALTTLCLFCCQHNTGAWRCCALLISILSTVGALCAFGGVGYNEYRGRYLYKIQEHGWSVILAWVGATAEFFGAILAYVLICFAPNLVTSGIIIESGHPNRGYEMR